In Spiroplasma clarkii, the DNA window GGTTGCACTAAATCATCAAAAGGATTTTCAATGGTTTGGTTATCTTTAACATCTGCAATTGCTTCAGTTGTGTTAACCTGATTAATTTCAGGTTCATCAGCTAAAATTGAATCCATTTGTTTTTTTAAATAATCTTCTTCAGTGTCACTTGCAAGAATCTTTTCAATGTTTTCACTTTCTTCTTGTTGATGTAATTGTTGGTGTTCTACATCATCTAAATCTTTATGTTCATGATAGTGACATTCATAATTACCTTCAACATAAAAGAAATCATCTAAATCCAACGACTCATCAGCAAGCCCATTTTGATTTAATTTTTTAGCTTGTTCTTGTAAATCCTTAATAGAATCATTTTGTTTTTCTGCTAAATATTTTCTTAATTTTTCTTCATCATGTTCAAAATCGACAGTTTCATCTGGTTCCATTAAAATTTCTAAAGGAAAATCACTGATGTTGTCATATTCATCAACTTTATCTTTAATTCTTTTAATTTTGTTTTTACTATCACTAATAACTTGTAATTTAATTTCTTGAGTTTTGGTGTCATTATTTTCTTTGGCTAGAGTTAATTGTCTTTGTGCTAATTTTTGTTTTTGTTCTTCTTCAAAAATTGCAAGCTCAATTAGCCTTTTTTTGTTAGCTAACTCTTTTAATTTTTCTTTTTGTTGTTCTTGTTCGCTTGGCTCATCAATTCCTTTTGTAACCATTAAATTTCTAACATTTAATGCTGAATTTCGCAAACTAGTACTTGTTTCATTAATATTTTTTTGCACATCTTTTTGTGAGTTAACTACCCCAGTTGAAAATGCTCTTTGAATTCTTAAAAGATTTGATTTTCTTTGTTTTAAAATAATTTCTTGTTTTGAAGTACTACCTGCATTTTTGGCTTTAGCTTTTTTCAGGTGTTCTTCTAGTCCATCATTTTGAATTTCTAACAATTTGGCAATGTATCTGCCAATGCCATCACGAGTTTTTGTGTCAATTTTTGAAAATTCTCTTGTAAAAATATTAATTGTGGTTGGACTTAAATTTAAATCAATTAATTCATCAATTCGACGACGAATTGTACTGCTTAATCCAAAATCTGGAACCTCAATACCATGTTTTTTTGCCATACTAAACCCCTCCAAATATGTTACATAAGTTGAATATATTATATCAAAATATCAGACTTATTTATATAGGTCTATCAAGAAAATGATGCTTTTTACACCATTGACAGGTAACCTTTTTCCGGACACACATATTTTACAACTTTATTCTCACATAATTGTAAAATTTTTGATATAAACTTGCATTTAGCTGATACTCAGCAAGTCCTTTATAACAGTAATTTTCTTTTAAGCATTCTCTTTTAAAAACTGATCAAAACCCTTCAATCCAACCATTATCTGTAGACTTGGCTATTCTTGACATGCTTGGAATCAAATTAAAGTACATTAGCATCAACTTATAATTATATGCTTTAAATTCAGAACCATTATCTGAGTGTATTACACTGTTTGGCAAGAAGACACCAAATTCATCAGTCATTTTTAGAAATGATTTTTCTACAAGTTGATTCCCTTTATTTTTTTCTGTTACTAAACCAAATATTTTTTTCATTTTAATATGATAAAAACCACAGGTATAGTATCTTTCACCATTGAATTCCTTTTCTGTTATGTCTACTGAAAAAACATCACCATACTTATCAAAATTTTCAGGATCAGTTAACAAGTTTGGGTATTTACCAACCTTTTCAGGTTTTGCTACCTTATTTTTTCATTTCACATGATTATTGGTGGAGATGCTTCTCATTTTAAAGTATCTCAATATTTTTTTATGTGATGACTTAGCTATCCCCTTAGTGAGCAAATCTATTGCAATTCTTTTACAACCATAGGTTTTTCCTGAATCAATAAAGCTCTGCTCAATATTTAAATAAAAATCATGATCATAATATCTTACCCTAGGTTTCCCTTGCTTCACTCATTCATAGTATGTACTTTTTGGAAGTTGAGCAATTTTTAATAAGCCATTTTTAGGTATTTTGAATTCATTGTAGATAAATTCCTCAACAACTAAGCATTTAATTATATTAAGCTCCCATTTAACTACTTTTTTTTACTTATCAGGGCCTCAATTCTTTTTCACATTTCATTTCTAGTTTCTAATTCGGCATTTTTCTTCTTCAGTTCTTTAACTTCATTTCTTAAAATTATTAGTTCTTCTTTATCAGCTGAATTTGGTGCCCCAAGACCATCAATTCCAGATTGATCATACTTTTTACACCAATTTAAAAGTGTTTGATCTGAGATGCCATAACTTTTAACAAAATTCTTGGCCTTTGTCTTGCTCTCTCTAAATTTTAAAATTATTTTTTCTTTTTGCTTTGCTGAGTAATGTCCCATAAAAAAACCTCTTTCCTAACAATATTATTTTACATTCAATATAAATGTAATTTAATTTTTTGTCCGGAAAAAGGTGGAAGTACACTTTTTACACCATTGAGAGCTAAATTTGACAAAATATGAAAAAAACCCTCAAATTAGGGTTTTACTAAGCTTAATAGCTTGAATTGTTATCTTGTTTTTGAACGATTGCCACTCCACCACTTGTTCCTAAGCGAGTAGCACCATTTTCAATCATTTTCATGGCATCATCATAAGTTCTGACTCCACCTGCTGCCTTAACTTGGGCTTTACCATTAACTGTTTGAGACATCAATTTAACATCCTCAAAAGTGGCCCCACCAGTTGAAAAACCAGTTGAAGTTTTAACAAAGTCTAAACCTGCTTGAACAGCAAGTTCACAAGCTTTGACAATTTCTGGTTTTTCTAACAAACAGTTTTCCATAATGCATTTTACTATGGTTTTTCCTGCTGCAGTTTTAACAGCCTTCATATCATTTAAAACATAGTCTCAATCTTGATCTTTGATAGCTCCAATATTAACTACCATGTCAATTTCAGTAGCACCCTTTTTAATGGCATCACTTGTTTCAAAAGCTTTAACTGCACTAGTGGTGGCTCCTAATGGAAAACCAATTACAGTGGTGATTCCAACATCACTTCCCTTTAGTAATGAGGCTGCATATTCAATCTGACAAGGATTGACACAAACTGTGGCAAAGTCAAATTTTAATGCTTCTTCACATAGAGTTTTAATTTCTGACTTAGTAGCAGTTGGTTTTAATAAAGTGTGATCAATATATTTATTTAATTTCATGTCCTAATTTTCTCCAATTTCTTGTTGATTTTTCTCAACTAAATTTAATACTCGCATAGTTTCACAACACATACCTAGTAAATAGTCACGCAAATTGTTATTATTGCTTAATATCATTTTAACAAATACTCTTAATAAATACACAAAAGAATTTAATTCATCTTTATTTTCTGGTTCAATTAGTTCTTTAATTTCAGAACTATTTTTTTCAAAAAGCATAATGCTTTCAATATTGGTGATGTCTTCTAAACCAATTGTTAGGTTTTGAGCTACAATTTCACTAAATAACTTGCTTTGGTATGAGGCAGAACAAGTGATATTGACTAAAACATCACTTTCATGTCTTAAATTGACTAAATTTGTTAAAGAAGTGCCATTACTTAACTTAGAACTCATAGCTTTAACATCTTTAACCTTACCAAATAAAAATATGCAAAGTAAAATTGGGTAAATTAATAAGTCATAAGTTGTACCCTTACCATTAATTTCATCAAATGGTGGTAAAAAATCACCATGAACTAAATCATTTAAATAAGGGAATTTTTTAGTGACATTTAAATTGGCAAAAAATGGTTGGCAGTCGTTTACAAGATCAAATAACTTAGATAAAATTGGAGTTTGTAAAAAACGGTGTGCTTCTAGCAAAACAACATTGTTAATTTGAGCAATTTGGCATAATTCTAAGGTTTGTTCAAACTCAAGAGTCAGTGGTTTTTCAATCAGCACATGCTTTTGTTGTTGCAAGAAATATTTTGCTTGTTGGTAGTGT includes these proteins:
- the deoC gene encoding deoxyribose-phosphate aldolase; the protein is MKLNKYIDHTLLKPTATKSEIKTLCEEALKFDFATVCVNPCQIEYAASLLKGSDVGITTVIGFPLGATTSAVKAFETSDAIKKGATEIDMVVNIGAIKDQDWDYVLNDMKAVKTAAGKTIVKCIMENCLLEKPEIVKACELAVQAGLDFVKTSTGFSTGGATFEDVKLMSQTVNGKAQVKAAGGVRTYDDAMKMIENGATRLGTSGGVAIVQKQDNNSSY
- a CDS encoding DDE-type integrase/transposase/recombinase, producing MKQGKPRVRYYDHDFYLNIEQSFIDSGKTYGCKRIAIDLLTKGIAKSSHKKILRYFKMRSISTNNHVKWKNKVAKPEKVGKYPNLLTDPENFDKYGDVFSVDITEKEFNGERYYTCGFYHIKMKKIFGLVTEKNKGNQLVEKSFLKMTDEFGVFLPNSVIHSDNGSEFKAYNYKLMLMYFNLIPSMSRIAKSTDNGWIEGFWSVFKRECLKENYCYKGLAEYQLNASLYQKFYNYVRIKL
- a CDS encoding transposase, whose amino-acid sequence is MGHYSAKQKEKIILKFRESKTKAKNFVKSYGISDQTLLNWCKKYDQSGIDGLGAPNSADKEELIILRNEVKELKKKNAELETRNEMWKRIEALISKKK
- a CDS encoding Gfo/Idh/MocA family protein yields the protein MIRIGIIGDNQVENDFLAALATVVDLKISCVYAASTSEAKAFINKHNLIAKPTNSFEVLVDEVDAVYICSAVGQHYQQAKYFLQQQKHVLIEKPLTLEFEQTLELCQIAQINNVVLLEAHRFLQTPILSKLFDLVNDCQPFFANLNVTKKFPYLNDLVHGDFLPPFDEINGKGTTYDLLIYPILLCIFLFGKVKDVKAMSSKLSNGTSLTNLVNLRHESDVLVNITCSASYQSKLFSEIVAQNLTIGLEDITNIESIMLFEKNSSEIKELIEPENKDELNSFVYLLRVFVKMILSNNNNLRDYLLGMCCETMRVLNLVEKNQQEIGEN